The following proteins are encoded in a genomic region of Triticum dicoccoides isolate Atlit2015 ecotype Zavitan unplaced genomic scaffold, WEW_v2.0 scaffold36649, whole genome shotgun sequence:
- the LOC119346016 gene encoding calcium-transporting ATPase 7, plasma membrane-type-like: MARSLPLDKLALVQRLKQKGHVVAVTGDGTNDAPALKEADVGLSMGVQGTEVAKESSDIIILNDNFDTVVTATRWGRCVYNNIQKFIQFQLTVNVAALVINFVSAITTGKMPLTTVQLLWVNLIMDTMGALALATDTPTKALMDRPPIGRTAPLISNAMWRNLAAQAAFQIAVLLALQYRGRDVFGTDEKGNGTMIFNAFVLCQVFNEFNAREIEKKNVFAGVLKNRMFLVIIAVTLVLQVVMVEVLTRFAGTKRLGLGQWGVCLAIAAVSWPIGWAVKFIPVPDRTLHDILTRRKSS, translated from the coding sequence ATGGCGCGGTCCCTGCCGCTGGACAAGCTGGCGCTGGTGCAGCGGCTGAAGCAGAAGGGGCACGTGGTGGCCGTGACCGGCGACGGCACGAACGACGCGCCGGCGCTCAAGGAGGCGGACGTGGGGCTATCCATGGGCGTGCAGGGCACGGAGGTGGCCAAGGAGAGCTCCGACATCATCATCCTCAACGACAACTTCGACACGGTGGTGACGGCCACGCGGTGGGGGCGCTGCGTCTACAACAACATCCAGAAGTTCATCCAGTTCCAGCTCACCGTCAACGTGGCGGCGCTCGTCATCAACTTCGTGTCCGCGATCACCACGGGCAAGATGCCGCTCACCACCGTGCAGCTCCTGTGGGTGAACCTGATCATGGACACCATGGGAGCCCTGGCGCTCGCCACGGACACGCCCACCAAGGCGCTCATGGACCGGCCGCCCATCGGCCGCACGGCGCCGCTCATCAGCAACGCCATGTGGCGCAACCTCGCCGCGCAGGCGGCGTTCCAGATCGCCGTGCTGCTGGCGCTCCAGTACCGGGGGCGGGACGTCTTCGGCACCGACGAGAAGGGTAacggcaccatgatcttcaacgccTTCGTGCTGTGCCAGGTGTTCAACGAGTTCAACGCGCGGGAGATCGAGAAGAAGAACGTGTTCGCCGGGGTGCTCAAGAACAGGATGTTCCTCGTCATCATCGCCGTCACGCTCGTGCTGCAGGTGGTCATGGTGGAGGTGCTCACCAGGTTCGCCGGAACCAAGAGGCTGGGGCTGGGGCAGTGGGGCGTCTGCCTCGCCATCGCCGCCGTGTCGTGGCCCATCGGCTGGGCCGTCAAGTTCATCCCCGTGCCCGACCGGACTCTCCATGACATCCTCACGCGCCGGAAAT